The genome window TCTCAGAAATTGTGCTGAACGGACTCATCTGGTACGCAGTTTTCCTGTTCTCCACAACTTTGCACGAAGCGGCGCACGCACTGGTTGCGCTAAAACTTGGCGACGATACCGCCTATCTCGGCGGGCAAGTGTCGCTTGATCCCATTCCGCACATGCGCCGGGAAATTGTCGGCATGTTGATCGTTCCGCTCGTTTCGTTCGTATTTTATCAATTTAAATGGATGCTCGGCTGGGCGAGTGCGCCTTACAATCCCGTTTGGGCGCGGCGCTATCCGAAATTTGCCGCGTATATGGCGCTGGCCGGTCCGCTGGCGAACGCCTCGCTGGCAATTGTCGCGGTCATTTGTATTCACCTCGGTATTTATTTTGGCTATTTTTTTGAACCGAACAGCATCATATTTGCCAGCGTTGTCGGTGCGTTTGACAGCGGTATTCCGACGATTGCTGCAAAATTCTTTAGCATATTGTTTTCATTGAATTTACTGCTGTTTATTTTTAACCTTATTCCACTGCCGCCGATGGATGGCAGCGCCCTTTTTCCACTGATTGTCAGCGAAGATCGCGCCCTCAAAATTATGGATGCGCTGCATCAACCCGGGCTGAGTCTGGTCGGCATCATCATCGCGTGGATGATTTTTGGCGAGTTGTTCCGCCCGATTTTTCTGATTGCGGTGAA of Calditrichia bacterium contains these proteins:
- a CDS encoding site-2 protease family protein translates to MENISEIVLNGLIWYAVFLFSTTLHEAAHALVALKLGDDTAYLGGQVSLDPIPHMRREIVGMLIVPLVSFVFYQFKWMLGWASAPYNPVWARRYPKFAAYMALAGPLANASLAIVAVICIHLGIYFGYFFEPNSIIFASVVGAFDSGIPTIAAKFFSILFSLNLLLFIFNLIPLPPMDGSALFPLIVSEDRALKIMDALHQPGLSLVGIIIAWMIFGELFRPIFLIAVNLLYPGLTYH